The sequence CTCTCGAATCATGCTGCAAAAAAGAATAACCCAAGCATGAAAGATAGTGCAAGAAGCCTATGGTATCATAGGGTATTCACTTTGCTTTGAGCAGTTTCCTACCATCCTTCTTCATCGCTTGGATATCAACATTGCCTAAAATACTAATGAGCTTTTCATCATCTGCTGCAACAAAAGCAGATACGTCATTAATGCCAGCCTTACGTAATTTCTTAGCACGTGAAGGTCCTAGCCCATTGATTTCCTCAAGCGCTATAGAGGCTTGCGTTTCTTTCGACTCATCAGACCTAACAACATCTTCCTCCTTTTCTTTAATAACTTTAACTGGAACTGGGACAGCTTCTACTTTGGGTGGATGTTCTTCAGATGGACAAGGTTTTGATTTCTTATCTCCGACAACAATATCATAGGATTCATTTGCTGTCGCATCAAAGCGAACAGCGTCTTTAGAAGAATAAAGAACTTCTTCTTCCTTATTGGTAACTATTAAGTAGAGGTCAGCCCCTACTTCTTTACCTTCCTTAAAATCGCGGACATGATATTCCATCAAAAACTTACCTTCTTTATCAGTCAATGCCCCGCCTAGTTTATCATCATACTTTCGATCCAAGTCATAGAGACGAACGAGTAAACCACTTAATGCTTGCCCATCCTCATCTTTGACACTTCCTCTAACAATCCACTTCTTCGAGACAGGTGGCTGTTGTTGTTTCTCTTTCATCACAGAAGTTTGAGGTGCTTTCCTCGGTCCATATTTAGAATGAACCAGAATAGCTCTATAATCCGCTTTTCCTGCCATGGGCATGACTATTTCTTTATGACTGAAAGCTATATTCTGTTGCTGATCCATGACTCGAAGCTCTAGCTTTTGTGAACGTATCAACTCTTGGATCTTTGCACTCTCCTCATCACTCAGTTCTTGTGATTCCACCACATAATAGCCTTTATCATTCGTGATATGGTGACCGAGTTCGCTCACCCAATCTCCCTTATCATGATAAAAAGCGACTGTCATATAGGGCACCGATCTATAGTGCTCGTCGCGAACGAATCCATGGAGTGCATATTTTTTCTCATTCGTTTCAATAGGCTCTACATGTGCTTGATCACTTATAAAACAAAGCTCTTGGCGAAATAATTGCTTCGCTAAAATTCTTTGAGAAATAGCATCGACACGAGGATGGTTACTTCCATATTTTTGCTTCAAACGCAATCTCTCACGTATCAACAAATTCTCAGAGGCTCGTTCTACACGACATAATTGTTCTGCTTGTTTAGCTCGATTACCATCCAAAGAAGCAATTCCCTTATTTAAATCTCCACTAACAGCCTCTTCTGCAATAACTGTATCCATTTGCTTTTCTCGACTCGATTTTTCCATCTCTTCTTCTCCAAAGACTTACGCTTTATCTTCCCATTGATCAACTTCTTGCTTGGCATTTCCCTTAGCTAATTCCGGTAAAACTGTTTCTTCCATTGATTCACAAAATGCTGGAACCATCTCTGTATTCGGTTTATCGACGATATAGACGGGAACAAAACTCCGAACCACCACACAATGTGTTGCTTGATTCCCTGACGTATTATTCATAGCAATCGAAAGGGAGAAAAGAGAAGCGGCAGCACGCATAAGAGTTTCCTGAAAACGATTACCTCCTGCACGCAACGAAAATCCAAATAGTAGAGCATTGGCAAGCAATATGTCGTCGGATAAGCTTGCTGCACATTGATTTCCTCTAAAACTAATATCATCAAAGGTCACCACTAAAGTAGAACATAATGAAACAGTCTTTCCTGTCTCAAATAAATCTAGGGTCACTTGATTATCATTGAATAGCACCTGTCCCCCTATTAAGAAGCGTCCGATACCCAAACTCCCAAGACCTGATGACTTTTCATACAGTTTTTCGGAACCCCACATTTTATTTCCTGATTTTTGAACATTCTTACTTCCCTTCCCTAAAGCCATAGCAAAAGCAGTGAAACCTCCGTATATCTCCTGGCTCATGCCAAGATTTCGAATATCCACTGTTACCGCTTGGAAGCCTGAGTCTTCAGTGAGTGGCATTTGACCATAACTATGTAGTTGATTGGCTTCGATGGACATTTGGCCTATTCCCTCTACAGACAACGCTTGTCCTAAGGGCGTTGAGACAATGTTATCACGTATTGAGACTGCTGGCACACCTGATGGAACAGGGATCATCTTATCTTTAAAAAGAATGGGTTTCATCGGTGGCGTCGCATTAGCGATTGTGATCCCACCTCTTTTACCTTGTTTAGCTTGTTTGGGGCTGGTTGCTTTTTTCTCTCCATTATGAAGCACGCGATTAGAAGCAATCTCTACTCCTTCTCCATATAAAACAAAGATACCAGAAACAGGATCAAGATAATCACGGCCATTTTTTTCAATTAAATTACCTTTGATGACCAGGTTGTAAGCCCAAGCTAAGGCGATCCCTCCGTAGCCCATTTCATCTAGCATTTTTTCGGGTGTGTCACTGAGTTTTCTTCTCAAACAGCCACGTATATCGTTACCCACAATTGTCAGGTTATTCACTGACACCATTTCATCTGCTTGTTCTAAAGGAAAGAACCCCGGAACACCAATACCGTTAAGCCCCATTCTATAGATACGATTTTCTTTAATCGAGATATCATAGAGGAAGCCTCCTACTTTTCTGAACTTGCCATCAATCTGATATAAATAGGAAGCAACAGCAGGTTGGGTATGAGCACATAAGTGATCTTCCTTACCACCCTTCCCGGATGCTTCAACCCAAATTTCCTCAGCAACAGAGTCACCTTTCTCGTCAATATAGTCAAAATGACCCAAGGTAATTCCATTACCTGATCCACCTAGAATCAAATTATCTAGAATATGAACTCGCTCAGAACCTCCACCTATTTGAACACCACCTGGATGGGCCTCTAGCTTTCCTTTGTCCGCCTCGTCCTTGATATCAATTGAGTTCCAAGCACCTTCATCACTATGCCCTTCTTCAATCTCTTGTTCTGATTTCTTTTCGACATAGTGCTCACTACTTACGATCACCATTTCTTCCTCACCCTCAACTTTTACTTCGTCAGAATTCTCTAGGCTTGCAAGTGCTTCTTTAACCTCCTCTAAATGTTCTGCAATATCTTGCTGAGAGCCTAGCTCCATCTCTTCAGCGAGTCTTCTTCTGTCACTCATCTCCACCTTATTTTTCTCAAAGTAAATATCATCCCCTTGCAGGAAAACCGTAGGCTCTGATCCAGGTCTATTGCGAACCCTCATCCAGCAATTTTGTATTTTGACATCTTTCCCATTAACTAAGTAAATCGAACTTTTCACTGATTGAATCCACATATTTTGAATGTAGATACTTTCAAGGCTTGATAGCTCCTTCGTCATTTCCTTCTCACTTCTCGAAGTATACCCCATCCCCTCCATATAGATGCCCTTGCCTGTTACAGAAGATTGGATCATAAAGTTTTCTAAAAGAATTCCCTTAGATCCTAAGATCCTAAAAGTTGCGGCCATCTTTGAGTCCTGCTCTTCTAGACTCGGAGATGCTTCAACTATGGAACGCCAGCCACAACCGACAATCTTAATACTCCTTCGGTGTTTAATGACAACGCTCTCGCGAAAAGTCCCGGGCAATAAGCAGATCTGTCCTCCTCGCTTCTCTGGCAATGCATCGATAGCTTCTTGTATCGAATCAAAATCACCAAAACTCGTCACGCCATCACCGACTCGATAGGTGCAACAGCCATCGAGTTGTGTAAGAGGATGAAACCTCTTTCTGCAATCTTCTATGAGTCGCGGTATTAATTCAGCTTTTTCACTACGCTCCCATGTGATCACACCCAGTGGCACTCGGTCGATCTCAATCCCCTCAGGTTTGAGGTCTGGTACAAGCAACTCAGGATTACCTATACCGCTCGCACGAACTTTAAAGGTCCAGTAGTCTCCTGAATAGTAGTGAAATAAAGAAGGATCATCAAAGGCCAAGCGGATTCCGTCCCGAAGTTCTTCACCGGATCCCCCACCGAGAAGTTTAGTATAGTCACTTAGAGGGAGTATCCCATTCCACAGTCTAAAAAAGACTGTTTTATCTGAGGCTGGCAGTGTTCCGAAATGAGG comes from Verrucomicrobiota bacterium and encodes:
- a CDS encoding helix-hairpin-helix domain-containing protein, with translation MEKSSREKQMDTVIAEEAVSGDLNKGIASLDGNRAKQAEQLCRVERASENLLIRERLRLKQKYGSNHPRVDAISQRILAKQLFRQELCFISDQAHVEPIETNEKKYALHGFVRDEHYRSVPYMTVAFYHDKGDWVSELGHHITNDKGYYVVESQELSDEESAKIQELIRSQKLELRVMDQQQNIAFSHKEIVMPMAGKADYRAILVHSKYGPRKAPQTSVMKEKQQQPPVSKKWIVRGSVKDEDGQALSGLLVRLYDLDRKYDDKLGGALTDKEGKFLMEYHVRDFKEGKEVGADLYLIVTNKEEEVLYSSKDAVRFDATANESYDIVVGDKKSKPCPSEEHPPKVEAVPVPVKVIKEKEEDVVRSDESKETQASIALEEINGLGPSRAKKLRKAGINDVSAFVAADDEKLISILGNVDIQAMKKDGRKLLKAK
- a CDS encoding DUF6519 domain-containing protein; the encoded protein is MKGDFSTWEFDPLTNFNGVLYQQGRVSLDTDGNAQTQIANHWQDTAASDIIGPNVAAVSTSEKDSFKILSAGDVDQQTLWVQLAPGHIWVNGKLIHLHHGKDGEGSPRTLQLNYYRHPLIPPVDPSSIDLRTRDAVVLEVWRETINGFQVPKQLLEPALGGIDTTERLHTSMRLRLLRLEGEQNCHDVRKQLLKARVKEKEFKGRLLASLQPTTQIAGDCPVVEGGGYAGMEHYLYRIEIAETNDELLTFKWSQFNGGLVGRGRFIHSATSGDKVEIMANLQAIATSGLDQFYLEALQFNKERGHWEIIYGAEATLNNINDLELSSSPHFGTLPASDKTVFFRLWNGILPLSDYTKLLGGGSGEELRDGIRLAFDDPSLFHYYSGDYWTFKVRASGIGNPELLVPDLKPEGIEIDRVPLGVITWERSEKAELIPRLIEDCRKRFHPLTQLDGCCTYRVGDGVTSFGDFDSIQEAIDALPEKRGGQICLLPGTFRESVVIKHRRSIKIVGCGWRSIVEASPSLEEQDSKMAATFRILGSKGILLENFMIQSSVTGKGIYMEGMGYTSRSEKEMTKELSSLESIYIQNMWIQSVKSSIYLVNGKDVKIQNCWMRVRNRPGSEPTVFLQGDDIYFEKNKVEMSDRRRLAEEMELGSQQDIAEHLEEVKEALASLENSDEVKVEGEEEMVIVSSEHYVEKKSEQEIEEGHSDEGAWNSIDIKDEADKGKLEAHPGGVQIGGGSERVHILDNLILGGSGNGITLGHFDYIDEKGDSVAEEIWVEASGKGGKEDHLCAHTQPAVASYLYQIDGKFRKVGGFLYDISIKENRIYRMGLNGIGVPGFFPLEQADEMVSVNNLTIVGNDIRGCLRRKLSDTPEKMLDEMGYGGIALAWAYNLVIKGNLIEKNGRDYLDPVSGIFVLYGEGVEIASNRVLHNGEKKATSPKQAKQGKRGGITIANATPPMKPILFKDKMIPVPSGVPAVSIRDNIVSTPLGQALSVEGIGQMSIEANQLHSYGQMPLTEDSGFQAVTVDIRNLGMSQEIYGGFTAFAMALGKGSKNVQKSGNKMWGSEKLYEKSSGLGSLGIGRFLIGGQVLFNDNQVTLDLFETGKTVSLCSTLVVTFDDISFRGNQCAASLSDDILLANALLFGFSLRAGGNRFQETLMRAAASLFSLSIAMNNTSGNQATHCVVVRSFVPVYIVDKPNTEMVPAFCESMEETVLPELAKGNAKQEVDQWEDKA